From Rhodamnia argentea isolate NSW1041297 chromosome 10, ASM2092103v1, whole genome shotgun sequence, a single genomic window includes:
- the LOC115742276 gene encoding uncharacterized protein LOC115742276 isoform X2 produces MKNFIISKRRRRESKAEAAVHNPDSLSENLLEGRSKRRRDDSADWSKYQDDIGDGKNRHASSVEDAVKDVRRKDEKQRDDRYRDRCREEVDRDSKNRVEKKKDEFPAKDRTGSKSNDKYSKDDRDNTEARQKKSKAHDGLREHDIDSARDHDHDRDRDREHDQDGYRNRDRIRSGERDRNPARDKERDRDWEHDHDRDRDRDRDRDRDRDREWEVELAHHDDRSIKFKDRRGRKRSPDDHDDYSDGKLRGSKAHNSDSEKRTLSGSKLEADGRVGSQSRQAHAEITVNSSRRRASPTSSSHGGTDEHRHVRQDDLKYRDLPMESRLKATERGSKYRSLEKPSKMDDGHYVELSGERSSSSKQSPVGFVERSPSSPGLERRHMHRTGVRRSLDVEEQGRSSRASADARDVSVGEGRFTRDIPSDKPILDESPQADSSFYNRPGQRSSSIPPPPFRAGLESPTFMGLEEDGRNNLNARYKRSGDLNLGRGPVNNWRSVPNWSSPVPNGFMPFQHGPPHGNFQGLMPHFPSPPLFGVRPPMDINQSGIPYPMADTDRFPGHMRPLGWPNMIDASGPPRLHGWDVNGGALRNEPPIYAGPDWDHSRHPVNSRGWETSADMWKGHSGGANVDLPSTSHKESIPVLFPVNEGSAGQGTQKPNNEDSQEVVQAKTAEIKASVASSEKEASKSSTERAGENKPDSSKLSESNKRMNISRSYLSKLDISAELVHSEVYQCCMNLLDGELNSTADEDPITRVILKSRPRLEPKATDGSLSSSLFPAIDDTVFQKAMDLYKKERLETRDIAMSKGGLLDFVLSTTLNKVKEQDRVCHEVEKEEPARTVDERIQSPTSAADQMEVKAILSAAAEEKIGDLVAISRKDFPEPILVSSKKSGLVQKGQGYCGENPIGLSPGEKGDLMHMSVNLDDARADHILSSDHGSQAAAVLPIEDSGRELVVKTASDHVSEESGHFGNKVGDSLVVDGPSSTHEASMPGSNESQLLNLSRIHHSPESTH; encoded by the exons ATGAAGAATTTCATAATTTCTAAGCGGCGTCGGAGAG AGTCAAAAGCAGAGGCGGCAGTGCATAATCCTGACTCATTATCGGAAAACCTCCTTGAAGGACGAAGTAAGAGGAGGAGAGATGATTCTGCTGATTGGAGCAAGTATCAAGATGACATTGGTGATGGAAAGAACAGGCATGCTTCTTCTGTGGAGGATGCTGTGAAGGATGTGAGGCGGAAAGATGAAAAGCAGAGGGATGATAGGTACAGGGATCGGTGCCGGGAAGAGGTTGACAGGGACAGCAAGAACCGTgtcgaaaagaagaaagatgagtTTCCTGCAAAAGATCGCACTGGAAGCAAATCCAATGATAAGTACTCGAAGGATGATCGAGATAATACTGAGGCTCGACAGAAGAAATCTAAGGCCCATGATGGACTCCGCGAGCATGACATTGATTCTGCCCGTGACCATGACCATGACAGGGACAGGGACAGGGAGCATGATCAGGATGGATACCGAAATCGAGATCGGATTCGTAGTGGTGAACGTGATCGTAATCCTGCTCGGGATAAGGAGAGGGATCGTGACTGGGAGCATGATCATGACCGAGACCGAGACCGAGACCGTGACCGTGACCGTGACCGTGACCGTGAATGGGAGGTTGAGCTTGCTCATCATGATGATAGGAGTATTAAGTTCAAAGATCGCAGAGGAAGGAAAAGATCTCCAGATGATCATGATGATTATAGTGATGGTAAACTTCGAGGTAGTAAAGCTCATAATTCTGATTCAGAAAAGAGAACTTTGAGTGGAAGCAAACTCGAGGCAGATGGTAGGGTTGGATCTCAATCTCGTCAAGCCCATGCCGAAATCACTGTGAACAGCAGTAGACGCCGAGCCTCTCCGACTTCAAGTTCACATGGTGGCACTGATGAACATAG GCATGTTAGGCAAGATGACCTGAAGTACAGGGATCTGCCAATGGAGAGTCGGCTGAAAGCAACAGAGAGAGGTTCAAAATACAGATCTCTGGAAAAGCCAAGTAAAATGGATGATGGTCACTATGTGGAGTTGTCAGGTGAAAGATCTTCAAGCTCCAAGCAATCACCCGTGGGCTTTGTGGAAAGATCTCCTTCATCACCCGGTCTAGAGCGTAGACACATGCATAGAACTGGTGTTAGGAGAAGTCTTGATGTGGAAGAACAAGGACGAAGCAGCCGTGCTTCCGCTGATGCTAGAGATGTGTCTGTCGGTGAGGGGAGATTCACTCGGGATATACCTTCAGACAAACCAATATTAGATGAGTCTCCTCAAGCTGATTCATCTTTTTACAATAGACCTGGTCAGAGGAGTTCTTCAATACCTCCACCTCCTTTCAGGGCTGGACTGGAAAGCCCTACCTTCATGGGATTGGAAGAAGACGGTAGGAATAACCTAAATGCCCGTTACAAGCGAAGTGGGGATCTGAACTTGGGGAGAGGACCCGTGAATAATTGGAGAAGTGTTCCAAATTGGTCTTCTCCGGTACCAAATGGTTTCATGCCTTTCCAACATGGACCACCTCATGGAAACTTCCAAGGATTGATGCCGcattttccttctcctccatTATTTGGTGTTAGACCTCCAATGGATATTAATCAGTCTGGTATACCTTATCCGATGGCTGATACTGACAGATTTCCTGGCCACATGCGCCCACTTGGATGGCCAAATATGATTGATGCATCTGGCCCTCCTCGCTTGCATGGATGGGATGTGAACGGTGGTGCTTTGAGGAACGAACCTCCAATTTATGCCGGACCTGATTGGGATCATAGTAGGCATCCGGTGAATAGTCGAGGATGGGAAACTAGTGCAGACATGTGGAAAGGGCATTCCGGTGGTGCTAACGTGGACTTGCCATCCACATCCCACAAAGAGTCCATTCCAGTGCTCTTTCCTGTGAATGAAGGTTCTGCCGGGCAAGGAACGCAAAAGCCCAATAATGAGGATAGCCAAGAGGTTGTTCAGGCAAAAACTGCTGAAATCAAGGCCAGTGTTGCTTCTTCTGAAAAAGAAGCCTCCAAGTCTTCTACAGAGAGAGCTGGTGAAAACAAACCCGATTCTTCCAAGTTATCAGAAAGCAATAAGCGCATGAATATTAGCAGGTCCTATCTTTCTAAGCTTGACATCTCAGCAGAGCTTGTTCATTCAGAGGTTTATCAGTGCTGCATGAACTTATTGGACGGGGAACTAAATTCTACGGCTGATGAAGACCCTATAACACGTGTCATTCTTAAG AGTCGCCCGAGATTGGAGCCGAAGGCGACAGATGGTTCATTGAGCAGTTCGCTGTTTCCTGCTATAGATGATACTGTTTTTCAG AAAGCAATGGACCTGTACAAAAAGGAGAGGCTAGAAACTAGGGATATtgccatgtctaaagggggatTGCTTGATTTTGTATTGTCAACAACCCTGAATAAGGTAAAAGAGCAAGACCGAGTCTGCCATGAGGTTGAGAAGGAGGAGCCAGCTCGTACAGTTGATGAAAGGATACAATCACCAACTTCGGCTGCTGATCAAATGGAAGTAAAAGCAATTTTGAGCGCTGCGGCGGAGGAGAAGATTGGGGACTTGGTTGCGATTTCTAGAAAGGATTTTCCAGAACCTATCCttgtttcttcaaaaaaatcaggACTGGTCCAAAAGGGTCAGGGGTATTGTGGGGAAAATCCAATAGGATTATCTCCTGGGGAGAAGGGAGATTTGATGCACATGTCGGTGAATCTGGATGATGCACGTGCAGATCACATTTTATCGAGTGATCATGGTTCACAAGCTGCTGCTGTTTTGCCCATCGAAGACAGTGGCAGAGAGTTGGTGGTCAAGACTGCAAGTGATCATGTTTCTGAGGAAAGCGGGCATTTTGGTAATAAAGTAGGCGATTCTTTAGTTGTTGATGGTCCTTCCAGTACCCACGAGGCATCAATGCCCGGGTCAAATGAGTCTCAGCTGCTAAATTTGAGTCGGATACATCATTCTCCTGAAAGTACACATTAG
- the LOC115742276 gene encoding zinc finger CCCH domain-containing protein 13 isoform X1, with amino-acid sequence MPRSSRHKSSKHSSRDARDYSDSEDESSLKERKANEEGNARVLKDSGPSEKRKVDSKDGKELYGSGNGEYLDEYSSSKKRKDKAVDGVSDRWNGGGEADERGGDSSKKAKGSSESKSRRRDDEIEEMKRSGGKSEKHRETSRKEGRESERRGREAKGEKLGDNEEGRSSKREITTESKAEAAVHNPDSLSENLLEGRSKRRRDDSADWSKYQDDIGDGKNRHASSVEDAVKDVRRKDEKQRDDRYRDRCREEVDRDSKNRVEKKKDEFPAKDRTGSKSNDKYSKDDRDNTEARQKKSKAHDGLREHDIDSARDHDHDRDRDREHDQDGYRNRDRIRSGERDRNPARDKERDRDWEHDHDRDRDRDRDRDRDRDREWEVELAHHDDRSIKFKDRRGRKRSPDDHDDYSDGKLRGSKAHNSDSEKRTLSGSKLEADGRVGSQSRQAHAEITVNSSRRRASPTSSSHGGTDEHRHVRQDDLKYRDLPMESRLKATERGSKYRSLEKPSKMDDGHYVELSGERSSSSKQSPVGFVERSPSSPGLERRHMHRTGVRRSLDVEEQGRSSRASADARDVSVGEGRFTRDIPSDKPILDESPQADSSFYNRPGQRSSSIPPPPFRAGLESPTFMGLEEDGRNNLNARYKRSGDLNLGRGPVNNWRSVPNWSSPVPNGFMPFQHGPPHGNFQGLMPHFPSPPLFGVRPPMDINQSGIPYPMADTDRFPGHMRPLGWPNMIDASGPPRLHGWDVNGGALRNEPPIYAGPDWDHSRHPVNSRGWETSADMWKGHSGGANVDLPSTSHKESIPVLFPVNEGSAGQGTQKPNNEDSQEVVQAKTAEIKASVASSEKEASKSSTERAGENKPDSSKLSESNKRMNISRSYLSKLDISAELVHSEVYQCCMNLLDGELNSTADEDPITRVILKSRPRLEPKATDGSLSSSLFPAIDDTVFQKAMDLYKKERLETRDIAMSKGGLLDFVLSTTLNKVKEQDRVCHEVEKEEPARTVDERIQSPTSAADQMEVKAILSAAAEEKIGDLVAISRKDFPEPILVSSKKSGLVQKGQGYCGENPIGLSPGEKGDLMHMSVNLDDARADHILSSDHGSQAAAVLPIEDSGRELVVKTASDHVSEESGHFGNKVGDSLVVDGPSSTHEASMPGSNESQLLNLSRIHHSPESTH; translated from the exons ATGCCGAGGAGTTCGCGCCACAAGTCGAGCAAGCACAGCTCGAGGGACGCGAGGGATTACTCCGACTCGGAGGACGAGTCGAGCTTGAAGGAGCGGAAGGCGAACGAGGAGGGCAATGCTAGGGTTCTGAAGGACTCGGGCCCGAGTGAGAAGCGGAAGGTTGATTCGAAGGATGGTAAGGAGCTTTATGGTTCCGGCAATGGAGAGTACTTGGATGAGTATAGTTCTTCGAAGAAGCGGAAGGATAAGGCGGTCGATGGAGTGAGTGATAGGTGGAATGGTGGCGGTGAAGCGGATGAAAGAGGTGGTGACAGCTCGAAGAAGGCCAAGGGGTCGAGTGAATCGAAGAGTAGGCGAAGGGACGATGAGATtgaggagatgaagaggagtGGTGGAAAGAGCGAGAAGCACAGGGAAACGAGTCGgaaggaggggagagagagcgaaaggagagggagagaagccaaaggagaaaaattgGGTGATAACGAAGAAGGAAGGAGCTCTAAGCGTGAAATTACTACTG AGTCAAAAGCAGAGGCGGCAGTGCATAATCCTGACTCATTATCGGAAAACCTCCTTGAAGGACGAAGTAAGAGGAGGAGAGATGATTCTGCTGATTGGAGCAAGTATCAAGATGACATTGGTGATGGAAAGAACAGGCATGCTTCTTCTGTGGAGGATGCTGTGAAGGATGTGAGGCGGAAAGATGAAAAGCAGAGGGATGATAGGTACAGGGATCGGTGCCGGGAAGAGGTTGACAGGGACAGCAAGAACCGTgtcgaaaagaagaaagatgagtTTCCTGCAAAAGATCGCACTGGAAGCAAATCCAATGATAAGTACTCGAAGGATGATCGAGATAATACTGAGGCTCGACAGAAGAAATCTAAGGCCCATGATGGACTCCGCGAGCATGACATTGATTCTGCCCGTGACCATGACCATGACAGGGACAGGGACAGGGAGCATGATCAGGATGGATACCGAAATCGAGATCGGATTCGTAGTGGTGAACGTGATCGTAATCCTGCTCGGGATAAGGAGAGGGATCGTGACTGGGAGCATGATCATGACCGAGACCGAGACCGAGACCGTGACCGTGACCGTGACCGTGACCGTGAATGGGAGGTTGAGCTTGCTCATCATGATGATAGGAGTATTAAGTTCAAAGATCGCAGAGGAAGGAAAAGATCTCCAGATGATCATGATGATTATAGTGATGGTAAACTTCGAGGTAGTAAAGCTCATAATTCTGATTCAGAAAAGAGAACTTTGAGTGGAAGCAAACTCGAGGCAGATGGTAGGGTTGGATCTCAATCTCGTCAAGCCCATGCCGAAATCACTGTGAACAGCAGTAGACGCCGAGCCTCTCCGACTTCAAGTTCACATGGTGGCACTGATGAACATAG GCATGTTAGGCAAGATGACCTGAAGTACAGGGATCTGCCAATGGAGAGTCGGCTGAAAGCAACAGAGAGAGGTTCAAAATACAGATCTCTGGAAAAGCCAAGTAAAATGGATGATGGTCACTATGTGGAGTTGTCAGGTGAAAGATCTTCAAGCTCCAAGCAATCACCCGTGGGCTTTGTGGAAAGATCTCCTTCATCACCCGGTCTAGAGCGTAGACACATGCATAGAACTGGTGTTAGGAGAAGTCTTGATGTGGAAGAACAAGGACGAAGCAGCCGTGCTTCCGCTGATGCTAGAGATGTGTCTGTCGGTGAGGGGAGATTCACTCGGGATATACCTTCAGACAAACCAATATTAGATGAGTCTCCTCAAGCTGATTCATCTTTTTACAATAGACCTGGTCAGAGGAGTTCTTCAATACCTCCACCTCCTTTCAGGGCTGGACTGGAAAGCCCTACCTTCATGGGATTGGAAGAAGACGGTAGGAATAACCTAAATGCCCGTTACAAGCGAAGTGGGGATCTGAACTTGGGGAGAGGACCCGTGAATAATTGGAGAAGTGTTCCAAATTGGTCTTCTCCGGTACCAAATGGTTTCATGCCTTTCCAACATGGACCACCTCATGGAAACTTCCAAGGATTGATGCCGcattttccttctcctccatTATTTGGTGTTAGACCTCCAATGGATATTAATCAGTCTGGTATACCTTATCCGATGGCTGATACTGACAGATTTCCTGGCCACATGCGCCCACTTGGATGGCCAAATATGATTGATGCATCTGGCCCTCCTCGCTTGCATGGATGGGATGTGAACGGTGGTGCTTTGAGGAACGAACCTCCAATTTATGCCGGACCTGATTGGGATCATAGTAGGCATCCGGTGAATAGTCGAGGATGGGAAACTAGTGCAGACATGTGGAAAGGGCATTCCGGTGGTGCTAACGTGGACTTGCCATCCACATCCCACAAAGAGTCCATTCCAGTGCTCTTTCCTGTGAATGAAGGTTCTGCCGGGCAAGGAACGCAAAAGCCCAATAATGAGGATAGCCAAGAGGTTGTTCAGGCAAAAACTGCTGAAATCAAGGCCAGTGTTGCTTCTTCTGAAAAAGAAGCCTCCAAGTCTTCTACAGAGAGAGCTGGTGAAAACAAACCCGATTCTTCCAAGTTATCAGAAAGCAATAAGCGCATGAATATTAGCAGGTCCTATCTTTCTAAGCTTGACATCTCAGCAGAGCTTGTTCATTCAGAGGTTTATCAGTGCTGCATGAACTTATTGGACGGGGAACTAAATTCTACGGCTGATGAAGACCCTATAACACGTGTCATTCTTAAG AGTCGCCCGAGATTGGAGCCGAAGGCGACAGATGGTTCATTGAGCAGTTCGCTGTTTCCTGCTATAGATGATACTGTTTTTCAG AAAGCAATGGACCTGTACAAAAAGGAGAGGCTAGAAACTAGGGATATtgccatgtctaaagggggatTGCTTGATTTTGTATTGTCAACAACCCTGAATAAGGTAAAAGAGCAAGACCGAGTCTGCCATGAGGTTGAGAAGGAGGAGCCAGCTCGTACAGTTGATGAAAGGATACAATCACCAACTTCGGCTGCTGATCAAATGGAAGTAAAAGCAATTTTGAGCGCTGCGGCGGAGGAGAAGATTGGGGACTTGGTTGCGATTTCTAGAAAGGATTTTCCAGAACCTATCCttgtttcttcaaaaaaatcaggACTGGTCCAAAAGGGTCAGGGGTATTGTGGGGAAAATCCAATAGGATTATCTCCTGGGGAGAAGGGAGATTTGATGCACATGTCGGTGAATCTGGATGATGCACGTGCAGATCACATTTTATCGAGTGATCATGGTTCACAAGCTGCTGCTGTTTTGCCCATCGAAGACAGTGGCAGAGAGTTGGTGGTCAAGACTGCAAGTGATCATGTTTCTGAGGAAAGCGGGCATTTTGGTAATAAAGTAGGCGATTCTTTAGTTGTTGATGGTCCTTCCAGTACCCACGAGGCATCAATGCCCGGGTCAAATGAGTCTCAGCTGCTAAATTTGAGTCGGATACATCATTCTCCTGAAAGTACACATTAG